The nucleotide window TTAGGTGTCCTTACGAACAATGAAGAAATTAAAAACtctgaaaagaaaagataagTATTAGAACGTCATTTATATTGAGTAAGTCCAGTTTGCATCAGATATGATCCATCATTCATTAGCCTATTTACTGTCCCACAAATAAACACATTCATTTGAGATATTTAAGTCCAGGTTTTCTCGAGAAGTTTTCTTGCACCTTTACTCATCATATGTGTACCTACATTCGTTTGAATATGGACTCTCACATCCTATATTTACGTGTCATATTACAATGTACTCACAGCATTCTTGCCAAGGGACACATTTTCCTTCAGAGTTCCTCAGGTAATCAGAAATGCATTCGCAAGAGGGCTGGTAGCAATCACCAGATAACCCAGGACAGCCAGGCGGGTTCTTCAAATCACTGCAGACCTTGTAACATTTAGCCGGTGAACATCTATAGTATTCTTCATTTTGCGGGCAATCTGGAAATTAGAACAATAATATTCTTAGAACTAGGTTTGTAGGCTACAAAATAATTCCTGGATCGAACCAATGGAATTGTTTGacttgtatttattatatagtaAGCCTAAAGTCAGGATACAGAAGAGATAAATAGAGATACAatctatcatcatctcccgagccgtttcccaactatgttaaggtgggcttccagtctagccggatgcggctgagtgacagtgttttacaaggagcggctgcccGTCTGATCTCCCCAAgtcaaaaatcaataaataaagatacaatGAAAAACTGAATTTACATAAACAGCCTCATATGAAGTAGctatgtatgtaagtacaacTCTTACCTTATCTAGGCATCACTTAAGTATAGGGTTATTGTTATCTCGAAATTAGTTCTCTGTAACACCATAGAATAtatgaaatacaaaataatgacCGTTTATTACTTACCAAGAGGTTTCTGATCAGCCGGCAAAGCAGAAACAATACTTAAAACAAGTACACACAAAAACATAGGTAACACGAAAGACGCCAtcgcaatattatatattgaaacaatatttaatttctaaCTCTAATGTTTACTTGAAGGTATTCAAGGATAGATTAAGAGTAAACTaatcgtgttttgttttatatattttgcttAGACTGAACTGACCAATCGGAGCTTGTAAAGTCATAGTGTGGTGCCAATGTGTAGATACATATAGGTGTAGCTAGGCTAATCAAAATAACTCGAAAAAGCGTTGCCGTTGCTAAGAGGCTGGGcaagattttttgaaatacttACTAACAGTTGTGATGAGGAACATTTGGGACTATTATTGTAGCGTGGACTTACAAATATCATGGTGGGATCATCATTGTCTAACATCTAGGTAATTGATGTATTATTTGAAGAAATAGATGATATATTATATGGAGAAATGGACGAAGAATGATATTATTTAGGGTTaggttttggtaaaaaaaatgtggcaaaTTGCATATTTATCCCgttctgtaaataaatagtaaatagccCTTTCTTTTAACAATACAGATTGTGAAATATAATCATAGTACTGACaggaaaataaacatgaaaatgaAAGAAATTTTTCTTGTTAgtggatttatttaaataaaaaaattacaataattatctttatcaCAAAACAGATGTCAACATTCTTCTAGAAAGCTGACAAACACATACAGTTCTTCTTACATCTCGGTTGAAATTTAAAGTTAATATTGATCGTcttcatttaatattttgcgttATTTTAACATTCGGCTTCTGGCACACATTTGCCATCCTTATTCCTATAGTAGTCGCTCACACATTCACACCCTGGCAGATGACACCCGGGCGCTAGAGGCAGACATGGAGTTTGTTCCTTAAAGTCATCGCAACTCCTCTGACAACGGAATAGTTTGCAGTAATAGTATTCTTCGTTTTCTGGACAATCTGgaagtgaaaaaataaatagttgattAAAGTCGACACACTGCGGattactatatatttttgattataaTAGCAAAATTCAATCTACAATCGGAAATACAACGCATAGGTCGATTACTGTAATCCGCAgttaatacatacaaataatttatggAATGGAAATAAATATGTTCTTTAAGTCAAATTGCTAGTTACAGCCCAGAAAAACCACGCTGCTTCAACATCAATCAATACAGTAATTATAGAGGtcaataattatctttacacTGCTGATAACCAAAATAACACAAGACACATTCGCATAATTTCTAATAGAAAAAtacagttaataataaaatcttacccAAAGGTTTATCATCAGGTGGTGCAGAAGAAACAATAGttaaaaccactaacaaaaaacaTACAGGAACCAAATAGGACGCCATATTTAAAACGTTAAGCTACAATGATGTCAGAGTACATAATGTTCGAATCATGCGTTcgtcttttatttataacaaccATATTATTGTTATGCTAAATTATAGTGTTGTCAAAACAATTAAAGCTACTATGTGACAATTCGTTAaagaatatatatttacaaagaaataaaacaaaatacatgaatactttgttatcgatggccaaaatcatcaaatgacctctcccgccccactgtgggttagcagcggtgagggagtgtcagactttttctgactaaaaatccatcgtgttccttcgtaggccttttatgtaccagggccgcggtaactctttcaaacgaTCCCGCAGCCCAAATATATgaacacttttttatttttaaatatattattaaactaaagttattttagttttacataaagaaacaggttttcTTTAATTCTTGTAGCATTAAAGACATCACTATGTTTACCGTCACTGATCGGCTCAGGGGATTTTTACAACAACAATCATCAATCGTATCTACTGCCGGAAACGCACACTAGCAAACAGTTTATTGTTATACTACACATAACTAGTCGCACACATATATAAAAGAAGACTGATCCTTAACTAGATCATTACCGTCGTCGACAGCATCATTATCTAACGTTACTACAGCAATGGCGTCTGTTTTaccaatttgtttgtttgttgtagtTTTAGCTTTAACAACAGCTGTGCCGGTTGATGAACAAAAACCTTTTGgtaagtttaaataatttattaaaacttcaTTACTTTATCTGTGACTGAGTTTTCATTTAGGATTTTTGGTGTACTGTGTGCAGAATAATTATGTTGTCGAAGTATATCATTGTTAAAACTCTTAGTCCCCATTTCAGTAGGTAGTTAAGCTTTTTGAGAGCATATCATACGAAAGCCTACTTACTAAAAAGAGTTTAGCAATGTTAAGTAGAGGATCATCATCAACACCATGTTTCGCATTAATTTCGCGCAAGAATTAATTTTGTCCTCTCTGAAACCTTACCAAAAACTGAAAGGAAACCAAAAATACATTTGCATTGTCTGTTGTTTTACTATTGGACTtaagtatgtttatttattgtttcagaTTGTCCAAAAAATGAAGTTTACTACAAATGTCAACTTGAAGCCTGCTTTACGAAATGTGATCACCTAGTAAACATCCCACCGTGTCCGTCTATTGTCGCGGGTTGCTACGACCCAGCCTGCCTCTGTAAGGGAGGATACCTTCGGAATTCTTCGGGCATTTGTGTACCTGAAGATCAATGTGTCGTCGAATAACTTTGTAAGTACTGcatttattgaaattgaaattatgtGAATACTTGAGAGATACGTAGCCTATAATTAATTCGCAATTCGTCATTGCATTAAATGTTCACAAAGGTCCAAAGGAAGTTTCGTATAAgtcaaaaacggctgaaccgattggTTGAGAATTGGTGGGGAGGTATTTTAGAAACAAAAGATGGACAAATGATTCATTTTATCCCCGTCCGGGTATGGGATATATATTTCCGTCGGGACAAGTATGacaccgcgggcggaagctagtacttgATAGTCACTATTACATACTTGTTAAGTAACTGTCAGCTGTGTAAACCTAAATCTTTTTGacatatgatttttgttattgtttcagAATTGTTTCCTGGATCTACTTCTCTGGCCAGTGGACTTTCAacgatttataaaaaatcttaaattgtaatcaaaagaaataaatataatttaaatattttttttctttcatttagtttagagtaaataaaattaaataaacatactataataacaacATTACATTTTCCTGGAAACATGCTACTTTGAATGTAGTATATTATATATGGCTActacaaaacttttattaagGTCAGAAAGTCTCACAAAGTGTTATTAGGTTCCCCTCCATGGTAGCCTGACTAGGTTAAGGAGATCGGATAGGTAGTCGATCCAAAAAAATCTATCATCGATCGAAAAACTGCTGATGAGACTGCACGCTGACCCCAATATATGTAGTTTGAAAAAAGCTTATCAAGAGATACAGTATACAGAAGAAAAAAACTTACCTAGCGGTTTATAACTaaggttacaaaaaaaaatgaattcatGAACATCGTCGCTTTCTACAAAATCAACGCTCTTACAAATTTTCATCCAAATGATCTCAGCTGATTTAAAGTAGATACAAACAACCTCACGATATTCAattaattcataatattaatcaGCATAAGTTGCATTGCTAAATCCACAAAAGTTAAACCAACTCGGCTTTGATAAATGCTGAATACCGAGTTAGTGTATTTCTATTAttgtgtttatgttttaaacaaTTCCGCGTATTCCCGAAAAACATAACATTTGAACTATACAATGTTGTTATAATAACAGTATACGTTTTGGGAAAAGTTCAGAAACTGAGTTTAATTAACAAACAATAACCTGCCTGCTAGATGTATCTTCAGATGGAGAACAGAAATACTATTTAAATTGCATGGGAACcgaaaaacaataacatttagaGTTCCCGATTACTGCAGACTTTTTAGCCGACTGACACGTTTATCTGAGGGTTGATAGCTACGGCTATGTGTATGGCAACCCCATACACATACGTCGCACGAGAAGACTGGTATGGGCagactaaaaagtttgatgCGATAGCCAACTAAACAGTCTGCTAACTCTATGGGCCACTATATGAAAATCTGCGTGCACACCGCCCGTCTGCAACAACTGCACTAAGCACTTTTTGCAGTGGGCATGGTGCAGTGGGCGCGGTAGCATAACTGCCATATCAAGCTGTCGGTGGACTGAAAGTCTGCAGGATGTCAAAGGTAGAAATTGTATTACTAACGCAAAAAGATTAAAGATAATTACTTTAATATGCGATCGGAATTAGGGTAGAATTATCTACGATAGTTCAGTACATcagaaatattaaattgaaatacaaCCTTTTTTGTTGACTATGTAACGAATAAGTCCATTCACACAATTCTATCAACGtatctacatacaaaattagGAATTGTGACTGAGGAACCATGTTCTTCACAAAGCACGCTCTCAAATAGACAAACGTTaagtataaatacatttttctatGGCCAAAATTAGCAAACCGGGGTATTTACCTCTTTAAAACAAAGAGGTAAATACCCCAATACAATTTTAGAACCATGACTCATTTTCCTTGTTATGTAAATATCGCCTAATCTTAAAAATGTTGTCTATTTTTGATCACTAAAGGGGGAAACCcggttgttttgtttttaaaacaaaaactatttatagtGGCATTTGTTTTTGTGAGCGAGTTTTTTGAATATATTATGCGGTTAGTCTATGATTTATAATAATGGGACTTGTCAAATTAGTAAATGatgtttttttgtaacaaatcttGATATCCTTAGAAACATAAGCAGCATTTTTGCGTTTAATTGTTCCTAACATTAGCATGTTtatacaaacaaattcttcatccCTGTAAAATGGAGTATAGAGGTAGATATCAACACACGGTTAAACGAAAGCTACCCTAACCTAGATATGCTatcttagaagacctgcatattATTCCAAACCAAAATCCATCTGAAAcaagaacaaataaaaatagaacttaGAAATAATGGCATTTCCACACATTAACGTCTTCAGATATTGAATGAAGGCAAGGAATGTTTtgtgaaaaagtttttacacctacatacttacctacatataaacAGGGTCCATTAGTGAAATGATATTCCTCTTAATGTGTCCATGGGACGACAAATTGTCGCATATGGAACGCGAGAGAACCAGCGTTGCTGGATGAGACAGATTTATTTCACGCAAacgaatgttatttatttatttttcttgtttttatttgttgagtGTGTATTTAGGTTACGTTAATGCTACGGTGTTAAATTTCAAAGACAATAAATATAGTGTCGGAGATAGTGTAGTTTTACTACAGAAtttcagaatttttcaaaataatacagttgtttcggagcctttgggtacaaacaaacaaaaaatgcttATAAGCAAGTTCTTTTTCTTTCACCTTAGAAATAATGGCGAAATTCTTAAATTGCTTAATCAACGAACCACGATTGTACTAGAATTAGCTAACTCTAACAAAGAAAACCATCCCACAAAAAATAtccataaacaataaataatatgtgtaTCATACAATAACAGACAGAAGTATCACTGATCGTAAGATAGAAGAACATCCTCCGGATATTATGAAGTAATCGATTCGTAAGCGTTTTGTACTACCTACAATATTGCTTTGGTTTCTCCCCAAGATTGGTAAGCAATGAGGAAAATGGCGCAATGTCaagattatttattactttcatGCCTTGTTTTCTTGGAATACGGTAAATGCTGCCTGAATATGTCTTTAATGTGTCATAAAAAGTGATTTGTGATAGCATTAATAGACGTCtcgctttaaaaatattatgtgaaaGTTATTCTgtctatttgtttattaatcTACCTAGTGTCACGTTTTTTGCGGCCTCAGGAATTTTCGTAAAATGGCAAACGAAACCGGATCAATACGaacgaaaaatataaatatgatatacgcaaaaatatatacaaagaaATCTGATGAAAACATTGAagtgtatatgttaccgtaagattacaaacatcgttagatacaatctatctcgagagattgtaaactgtcgaattattgtgaaccgtaacatctgattgcaatttaacgcattatttttcgctatattataatctatcgatgagaaattgtcaaattgtcaactgtccgaaagctctctctgattggtcagtctttttgtaagatcgaccaatcacgaccagccgttctgttcccatggagttcccgtagagttaggaatgaaatagaggtgtcagttaaataaaataaatgctcttcaaaaattcttcaagtattaaatttatatataaataactcttataaaaatacagttaggtaatttgtcttcaaatacaaactaatatttaaaaataaaataaaaggggtgctaattaaacaggcttctttttaatatcattattcgccccaacaaatgtatgttgccttctaaattactaagtcagccacaattaataaagcgtcgagcatctaaataatactatcttagccacgagttatcttccactctaaatacaactcagcatgatggttatttttttgcatctaaatttgtagcatgcattctaacagtaaacttcttaaatactattaaatgacatcataaaaatatttatttaccttctaattttttaactcgtacctactgagttttttgtttaaaatataacacatcccatattaattgacccagcatggaagtaagcatgcaacatgcagcaagcataacttctgtcacggctccggcgctgcggggctccggcggtcccatgcgagctgaggcgcaggtagtttcagcgctcgccgccgcggctgaggctggccggctctgccggccagcaagccgaagctgcggtggtgagcgtgaaaaccatctgcgacgataagctccgcctcgcccctccgcgcctacgcggttttgaattgcactctaggggtagggcagacaagactacgtggagtcggttttgcagcgattcgttttcgtcactaacttcaatttttaatacaatttttaattgtgtgtaatttgagtcttaaaaattaagtacaatttttgattttataaaaaattaaaccgtcacttatttttgcacgtcaaagagctgtgacaccgggagttgctaagaacattgtcttttttgacgttctaccaatcagcgcgcaagatgcattccgttctacgccagttgacaatttgaccgctctacatcgctctcgatcttacaaaaagactgaccaatcagggagagctttcggacagttgacaatttgacaatttctcatcgatagattataatatagcgaaaaataatgcgttaaattgcaatcaggtgttacggtttacaataattcgacagtttacaatctctcgagatagattgtaatctaacgatgtttgtaatcttacggtgacatatataaataattgtttcttGATTTACAGACTGTCCCAAAAAAAATGAggcttaacaaaaaataaagggaTCACATTTCTAACAGCCTCATCCAGCAACAATTCTCGTAACACGACATCATAACACTAATGGATTTTGCCGAAGAAATTACAAAGTGATAAAGACTTTGTCAACACAGGGTCATCTCTTGACAAGATTGCAACTTTTCTCTCAGGAATATGGTTGTCGTTTTATTACTTTCCCATAAAGAAAAAACCATAAAAATCCCCTTGAAATACGATAATCCTTTATGTTGATG belongs to Helicoverpa zea isolate HzStark_Cry1AcR chromosome 11, ilHelZeax1.1, whole genome shotgun sequence and includes:
- the LOC124634727 gene encoding venom peptide CtAPI-like; protein product: MASYLVPVCFLLVVLTIVSSAPPDDKPLDCPENEEYYYCKLFRCQRSCDDFKEQTPCLPLAPGCHLPGCECVSDYYRNKDGKCVPEAEC